In Rubrobacter aplysinae, the DNA window GTGGAGCGCCCCGAAGGCGACGGCCGCGACCACCAGCCCGAACTCCGGCTGTACAGCCCCGCGGAACAGGGCCTCCTCGCCCACACCGGAGAACAACGAGACCAGCATGAGATCCCTCACGCTCGCCCCGTCCACGACCGTCGGCGCAAGCTCCCCGGCGAGACGCCGGATCGTCGGGCTCAGACGGTACGCCAGGACCCCCACCGAGAAGGTGAGACCGGCGGCCCCGCCAGG includes these proteins:
- a CDS encoding CPBP family intramembrane glutamic endopeptidase, producing the protein PGGAAGLTFSVGVLAYRLSPTIRRLAGELAPTVVDGASVRDLMLVSLFSGVGEEALFRGAVQPEFGLVVAAVAFGALHVGPDRRYLLWTGWALLAGLLFGWLFWVTGGLLAPVVAHTLHNAATFALWKRSRGHVKGREAA